In one window of Nostoc flagelliforme CCNUN1 DNA:
- a CDS encoding aldo/keto reductase, whose protein sequence is METRFLGKSGLKISVLSFGTMTFGGSDFFQEIGATQVDEAQHLIDICLDAGVNIFDTADVYSNGLSEEILGKALGKRRSDVIIATKAYGRMGKGANDTGLSRYHLIRACEDSLRRLDTDYIDLYQVHGFDALTPLEETLRALDSLVRSGKVRYIGCSNYSAWHLMKALSVSERLNLERYVSQQVYYSLVARELEFELIPLGLDQGVGILVWSPLAFGFLSGKYLRGQPQPEGTRRAKIDDIGTVSDVEKGYDIVEVLHEVANNRGVSVAQVALNWLLRQPGITSVIIGARNEQQLRDNLGAAQWELTLEEVNRLNQVSATAPIYPYWHQRKFGAERIPQ, encoded by the coding sequence ATGGAAACGCGATTTTTAGGAAAGTCCGGTCTTAAGATTTCGGTTCTCAGTTTCGGTACAATGACATTCGGTGGTAGCGACTTTTTCCAAGAAATTGGGGCGACTCAGGTAGACGAGGCGCAGCATCTAATTGATATTTGCCTTGATGCAGGTGTCAACATCTTTGACACAGCAGATGTTTACTCGAATGGACTTTCTGAGGAGATTCTTGGTAAAGCTCTCGGAAAGCGTCGTTCTGATGTAATTATTGCAACTAAGGCTTATGGTCGTATGGGAAAAGGAGCAAATGATACTGGATTGTCACGTTATCATCTGATTCGAGCCTGTGAGGACAGCCTACGTCGATTAGACACAGATTACATCGACCTCTATCAAGTTCATGGTTTCGATGCTCTAACTCCACTAGAAGAAACACTTCGCGCCTTAGATTCACTTGTACGTAGTGGCAAAGTTCGCTACATTGGTTGCTCTAATTATTCAGCTTGGCATTTAATGAAGGCGCTGTCTGTATCAGAGCGTTTGAACTTGGAGCGCTATGTGTCACAACAGGTTTATTACTCACTTGTGGCGCGAGAGTTGGAATTTGAACTAATTCCTCTAGGTTTAGATCAAGGTGTGGGTATCTTAGTGTGGAGTCCGCTTGCTTTTGGTTTCCTCTCAGGTAAGTATCTTCGTGGTCAGCCCCAACCGGAAGGGACGCGACGAGCAAAAATCGATGATATTGGCACTGTCAGTGACGTGGAAAAGGGATACGACATTGTGGAAGTTCTGCATGAAGTGGCTAATAACCGTGGTGTCAGTGTTGCTCAAGTTGCGCTCAACTGGCTGTTACGTCAGCCTGGTATTACATCCGTTATTATCGGAGCGCGGAATGAACAACAACTTCGAGACAACCTTGGGGCTGCTCAGTGGGAGCTAACATTAGAGGAAGTAAATCGGCTCAATCAGGTTAGCGCCACCGCGCCAATCTATCCTTACTGGCATCAGCGCAAGTTCGGAGCTGAACGCATTCCACAATAA
- a CDS encoding fatty acid desaturase: MNVNSIAQELQRVTADLHQVNPKAGLRRFSILGLIFLSFVMLAWSVPNGILFVAATMLAGVFYGFLLICTHDMTHQTLTGWNWFDKIMPRLISWPMLWPYSIYAELHRLHHAWNGINLQDPERLQWTWQEYQQAHPILRWYVRGCLKSRPTYV; encoded by the coding sequence ATGAATGTAAATAGTATCGCTCAAGAGTTACAGCGAGTCACTGCCGATTTACACCAAGTTAATCCGAAAGCCGGATTGCGACGTTTTAGTATATTGGGCTTGATATTTCTGAGCTTTGTTATGTTAGCTTGGTCAGTACCAAACGGTATTCTATTTGTGGCTGCAACAATGTTAGCGGGAGTTTTTTATGGCTTTTTGCTGATTTGTACCCATGATATGACACATCAAACCCTAACAGGTTGGAACTGGTTTGATAAAATCATGCCTCGGTTGATAAGTTGGCCTATGCTGTGGCCTTACAGTATCTATGCAGAACTACACCGGTTACATCATGCTTGGAATGGAATTAACTTACAAGATCCAGAACGACTGCAATGGACTTGGCAAGAATACCAGCAAGCACACCCTATACTGCGTTGGTATGTAAGAGGATGTTTGAAAAGTCGTCCAACGTATGTTTGA
- a CDS encoding fatty acid desaturase family protein, with protein MFEKSSNVCLTTLAIQKLKRENKGSGTCDPFCELHFRLKLTLFKQPLSHQWLCNIFILGGVGLIIKTFIKGIRLQNLVVSMRRQMLLDVTGMLFVHSIMLMLAISQGEILRYILFWLILERIIGIVVQTRDHLEHYGLWGKFTTHQLTQLYACRNIETSSLVGWLMGGLNYHAVHHTFPNIPFNQLLEAFERIQKVLEKHNLPLMKAEPGYLQSTYWLSRHPSLIGEVDFSNATNRHRMIPLVAGSTKTVATEI; from the coding sequence ATGTTTGAAAAGTCGTCCAACGTATGTTTGACTACCCTGGCTATCCAGAAGTTGAAACGAGAGAATAAGGGTTCTGGGACTTGCGATCCCTTCTGTGAGTTGCATTTTAGGCTCAAGCTGACACTTTTCAAACAACCTCTAAGCCATCAGTGGCTTTGCAATATTTTCATTTTAGGGGGAGTGGGGCTAATTATTAAAACCTTTATTAAGGGTATACGCTTGCAAAACCTAGTAGTTAGTATGCGGCGACAGATGCTGCTGGATGTTACAGGTATGCTGTTTGTGCATAGTATTATGTTAATGCTGGCAATTTCTCAAGGAGAAATACTACGCTACATTTTATTTTGGTTAATCTTAGAACGGATAATTGGCATTGTAGTGCAGACACGGGATCACTTGGAACACTACGGGCTGTGGGGAAAATTTACCACTCACCAGTTAACGCAGCTTTATGCCTGTCGTAATATTGAAACTAGCTCTCTAGTAGGCTGGTTAATGGGTGGACTAAATTATCATGCAGTGCATCACACTTTTCCTAATATTCCCTTTAACCAACTGCTGGAAGCATTTGAGCGAATTCAAAAGGTGCTAGAGAAGCATAATTTGCCACTAATGAAAGCGGAACCAGGTTATCTCCAATCTACATACTGGTTAAGTCGTCATCCATCATTAATTGGGGAAGTTGACTTTTCCAATGCCACAAATCGCCATCGGATGATTCCACTTGTAGCAGGAAGCACAAAGACAGTAGCGACGGAAATCTAA